One window of the Diospyros lotus cultivar Yz01 chromosome 12, ASM1463336v1, whole genome shotgun sequence genome contains the following:
- the LOC127787501 gene encoding uncharacterized protein LOC127787501 — MVLQQLKQELASAQNRMRQYADKKRSEREFEVGERVYLRLKYPHLKILTQGPVSKLSPKYFGPYPILARVGKVAYRLQLPQGTHIHPVFHVSLLKKLAGTEPVDTALPTNPKEKEISKKPEAILDKRVIYRQLYQFVRKNIPKAAQV; from the exons ATGGTTTTGCAACAGCTTAAGCAGGAGCTAGCCTCAGCCCAAAATAGGATGAGGCAGTATGCGGACAAGAAAAGAAGTGAGAGAGAGTTTGAAGTGGGAGAAAGAGTGTATCTCAGATTGAAGTACCCTCATCTGAAGATCCTTACCCAAGGACCGGTGTCCAAATTGAGCCCCAAATACTTCGGTCCCTATCCCATCCTGGCTCGGGTCGGGAAGGTGGCATACCGACTACAACTTCCCCAGGGAACCCACATTCACCCAGTTTTCCATGTTTCATTATTGAAGAAATTAGCTGGGACTGAGCCAGTGGATACTGCACTGCCCACCAAtccaaaggagaaggagatttCGAAGAAGCCTGAGGCCATTCTCGACAAAAGAGTTATCTACCGCCAG CTGTATCAGTTTGTTAGAAAGAATATTCCAAAAGCAGCTCAGGTGTAA